AACGTGGGCTTCCTCAAGTCCGATCTCCCGAAACATATCGCCGTCATTATGGACGGCAACGGTCGCTGGGCCACCGCTCGCGGAAAGTCAAGGTCCGAAGGGCACCGGGAAGGTTCTCTTGCGATCGATCGTTTGATGGACGCAAGTCTCGAACTCGGTCTTCAGAATATTTCCCTCTATGCGTTTTCTACGGAGAATTGGAAACGCCCGATCCCAGAAATTCGCTCCATCTTCAACCTTCTCATCGAATTTATAGAAACGCGACTGGATACGATTCACGCAAGAGGAATCAAAATCCATCACTCGGGTTCGCGTAAACGGCTGACTCGGGGTGTTTTGGACAAGATCGACTTTGCAATTGATAAAACGAAAAAGAATAAGAATCTCACCGTAAACTTCTGTTTGAATTACGGATCGAGGGATGAACTCTTAAAAGCGGCCCAAGAGGTTTTTTTAGAAAGAAAACGTTCGAAAGTCTCTTTTGAAAAGCCGTTGAAAGAAAAAGAACTCGAAAAATTTTTATATACGTCCACCCTTCCTCCCGTAGATTTACTGATCAGAACGGCCGGAGAACAAAGACTTTCTAATTTTCTACTTTGGCAGTCCGCTTACGCGGAACTGTATTTCACCGATACTCTCTGGCCCGACTTTGACAAAAATTCACTGGTGGATTCCTTAAAATGGTATGAAACCAGAACCCGGAAATTCGGAGGATTGGAGAATGGGTGAAACATCCAAAAGAATCGCGTCTGCCGCGGTATTAGTAGTATTTTATCTTTTTATGATATTCTATGCGGATTTTTATTATCTGCAGTCTTATTTGATTCTTCTTTTGGGCGGTTATATAGGAATCAAAGAATTCTATAATTTGGCGGATCGAGGCGACGAAGGACGACCGTTTCGAGGAACGGGAACATTCTTTATGTTCGTCATTCTTACGTTTTATTATTTCCGATTCATCGCGTCTCAGAACAAGTTCGAACCTCCGATTTTCTTTCTTCAATACATCAAATACTTTGTGCCTCCGTTCGATCCGGTTCCGGTTGCGTTTCTTCTTTTGTTCATCGTCATCTTTACTCTTCAGATCACCAGACGCCCGTTAGACGGCGCGATCTTTTCCGTATCTTCCACGTTTCTCGGTGTGTTTTATACCGCGGTTCCTCTCGGACATCTTCTTCTTCTTTTGGGAATGGGGCAGGGGATCTACTATATCATCCTCGTTTCCGTGATCACATTCCTTACGGACGCGGGCGCGTATTTTGGAGGAAGATGGTTCGGTCGACATCCGGCGGGCCTTGCGATCTCTCCGAAAAAAACCTGGGAAGGTTACGCGACTGGGATTGTGACCGCGATCGTTTCCGTTTTTATCTTCAACGCGATCTGGGAGAATTCCACGGGAAACCGTTCTCCGATCTCCGGAGTAGAAGTCTTTTTGATTTCGATCATCATTTCTCTCGTGAGCGTGATCGGGGACTTACTCGAGTCCGCGATGAAACGCGACGCAAAGATCAAGGATTCCGGTTCTCTGATTCCGGGACACGGCGGGGTTTTGGATCTGGCCGACGCTCTTTTGATCACGATTCCAGTGTTGTATTATTATCTCCAAATCAAGGGGAATCTTGGTTTCCAAGTCTAATTGGATATGGCA
This genomic interval from Leptospira stimsonii contains the following:
- a CDS encoding phosphatidate cytidylyltransferase, producing the protein MGETSKRIASAAVLVVFYLFMIFYADFYYLQSYLILLLGGYIGIKEFYNLADRGDEGRPFRGTGTFFMFVILTFYYFRFIASQNKFEPPIFFLQYIKYFVPPFDPVPVAFLLLFIVIFTLQITRRPLDGAIFSVSSTFLGVFYTAVPLGHLLLLLGMGQGIYYIILVSVITFLTDAGAYFGGRWFGRHPAGLAISPKKTWEGYATGIVTAIVSVFIFNAIWENSTGNRSPISGVEVFLISIIISLVSVIGDLLESAMKRDAKIKDSGSLIPGHGGVLDLADALLITIPVLYYYLQIKGNLGFQV
- a CDS encoding isoprenyl transferase, with protein sequence MDGNGRWATARGKSRSEGHREGSLAIDRLMDASLELGLQNISLYAFSTENWKRPIPEIRSIFNLLIEFIETRLDTIHARGIKIHHSGSRKRLTRGVLDKIDFAIDKTKKNKNLTVNFCLNYGSRDELLKAAQEVFLERKRSKVSFEKPLKEKELEKFLYTSTLPPVDLLIRTAGEQRLSNFLLWQSAYAELYFTDTLWPDFDKNSLVDSLKWYETRTRKFGGLENG